The proteins below are encoded in one region of Rhizobium sp. 9140:
- a CDS encoding response regulator transcription factor, which yields MSDAPRPRDIVLIVDDSPETLGFLTDALEQSGFSVLIATSGPAALKVVARITPDIVLMDAVMPEMDGFDTCRRLKALADIAPVPVIFMTGLTETEHIVHALESGGVDYLSKPINIDELRARIRVHLGNARSAQSARVALDAAGRHLLAVRGNGALHWSTPQATRLVDTAIGSEDGLDAVSDQIALFLRDRTSGKDAPLVIESAGVPVLQLAFLGTVGSDEYLFRLTAVSQTTDEEALRRHFSLTMREAEVLVWIAKGKSNRDIAEILGLSARTVNKHLEQIYVKLGVENRASAAVKATNALSQS from the coding sequence GTGAGCGACGCACCCCGCCCCCGCGATATCGTGTTGATCGTCGATGACAGCCCGGAAACCCTCGGCTTCCTCACCGACGCGCTGGAGCAATCCGGCTTCTCCGTGCTGATCGCCACCTCCGGCCCGGCTGCCCTGAAGGTCGTCGCCAGGATCACGCCCGACATTGTGCTGATGGACGCCGTCATGCCGGAGATGGACGGATTCGATACCTGCCGGCGGCTGAAGGCGCTTGCCGACATCGCCCCCGTTCCCGTGATTTTCATGACCGGGTTGACGGAGACGGAGCACATCGTCCACGCGCTCGAATCCGGCGGCGTGGATTACCTCTCCAAACCCATCAATATCGACGAGCTGCGCGCCCGCATCCGCGTCCACCTCGGCAACGCCCGCTCCGCCCAGAGCGCCCGCGTCGCGCTGGATGCGGCCGGTCGGCATCTGCTCGCGGTGCGCGGCAATGGCGCGCTGCACTGGTCGACGCCGCAGGCGACCCGACTGGTCGATACCGCCATCGGCTCGGAGGACGGGCTTGATGCCGTCTCCGACCAGATCGCCCTTTTCCTGCGCGACCGCACCAGTGGCAAGGACGCCCCCCTCGTCATCGAGAGCGCCGGTGTCCCCGTCCTGCAACTCGCCTTTCTCGGCACCGTCGGCAGCGACGAATACCTGTTCCGCCTCACCGCCGTGAGCCAGACCACCGACGAGGAAGCCTTGCGCCGGCATTTCTCCCTGACGATGCGCGAGGCGGAAGTCCTCGTCTGGATCGCCAAGGGCAAATCCAACCGCGATATCGCCGAAATCCTCGGCCTCTCCGCCCGCACCGTCAACAAACACCTCGAGCAGATCTACGTGAAGCTGGGCGTCGAGAACCGGGCTTCGGCCGCGGTGAAGGCGACGAATGCGCTGAGCCAGAGTTGA
- a CDS encoding branched-chain amino acid ABC transporter substrate-binding protein — protein sequence MKKSLLSAVALTAMVAFSGQAWADITIAVAGPLTGPNAAFGAQLQKGAEQAAADINAAGGINGEQIKIVLGDDVSDPKQGISVANKFVADGVKYVIGHFNSGVSIPASEVYAENGILEITPAATNPVFTERGLWNTFRTCGRDDQQGGVAGAYLAEKFKDAKVAVIHDKTPYGQGLADETKKAMNAAGMTEVMYEGVNTGDKDFSALIAKMKEAGVSVIYWGGLHTEAGLIIRQSADQGLKATLVSGDGIVSNELASIAGDAVEGTLNTFGPDPTLRPENKELVEKFKTAGFNPEAYTLYSYAALQTIAEAAKAAGSIDPETVATAMKEKGPFKTVLGDMSFDEKGDPKLPGYVMYEWKKGPDGKYSYFPQM from the coding sequence ATGAAGAAGTCACTTTTGTCGGCTGTTGCGCTGACGGCGATGGTCGCGTTCAGCGGCCAGGCCTGGGCGGACATCACGATCGCTGTTGCCGGTCCGCTGACCGGCCCGAACGCCGCATTCGGCGCGCAGCTCCAGAAGGGTGCCGAGCAGGCAGCCGCTGACATCAACGCCGCCGGCGGCATCAACGGCGAGCAGATCAAGATCGTTCTCGGCGACGACGTGTCCGACCCGAAGCAGGGCATTTCGGTTGCCAACAAGTTCGTTGCCGACGGCGTGAAATACGTCATTGGTCACTTCAACTCGGGCGTTTCGATCCCTGCGTCGGAAGTGTACGCAGAAAACGGCATTCTCGAAATCACGCCGGCTGCAACCAACCCCGTCTTTACCGAGCGCGGCCTCTGGAACACGTTCCGCACCTGCGGCCGTGACGACCAGCAGGGCGGCGTTGCCGGCGCGTATCTTGCTGAAAAGTTCAAGGACGCCAAGGTCGCCGTCATTCATGACAAGACGCCTTACGGCCAGGGCCTTGCCGACGAAACCAAGAAGGCGATGAACGCTGCCGGCATGACGGAAGTCATGTACGAAGGCGTCAACACCGGCGACAAGGACTTCTCGGCCCTCATCGCCAAGATGAAGGAAGCCGGCGTTTCCGTGATCTACTGGGGTGGCCTCCACACCGAAGCCGGCCTGATCATCCGCCAGTCGGCAGACCAGGGCCTCAAGGCAACGCTCGTTTCGGGTGACGGCATCGTCTCCAACGAACTGGCCTCGATCGCCGGCGACGCCGTTGAAGGCACGCTCAACACCTTCGGCCCCGATCCGACGCTCCGCCCGGAGAACAAGGAACTGGTCGAGAAGTTCAAGACCGCCGGCTTCAACCCGGAAGCCTACACGCTCTACTCCTATGCCGCTCTGCAGACGATCGCAGAAGCTGCGAAGGCCGCCGGCTCGATCGATCCTGAAACCGTTGCCACCGCGATGAAGGAAAAGGGTCCGTTCAAGACCGTTCTCGGCGATATGTCGTTCGACGAAAAGGGCGACCCGAAGCTTCCCGGCTACGTCATGTACGAGTGGAAAAAAGGCCCGGACGGCAAGTACAGCTACTTCCCGCAGATGTAA
- a CDS encoding DUF6867 family protein, translating into MQGILHEEPSILQFMLITCVLGGWSAWRTGKSVADGWQTYTTVVVYTLLLGLGIRFVHHALFNGTMFSLHYYVVDTIILLLFSTAGFRFYRTRQMVSSYYWLYEKASPFSWKNK; encoded by the coding sequence ATGCAGGGCATTCTTCACGAAGAGCCTTCGATCCTTCAGTTCATGCTGATCACCTGTGTGCTCGGCGGCTGGAGCGCCTGGCGCACGGGCAAGAGCGTCGCGGACGGCTGGCAGACCTATACGACCGTCGTGGTCTACACGCTGTTGCTCGGTCTCGGCATCCGTTTCGTGCATCACGCACTGTTCAACGGCACGATGTTCAGCCTGCACTACTACGTCGTGGACACGATCATTCTTTTGCTGTTTTCTACCGCTGGCTTCCGTTTCTACCGGACACGCCAAATGGTCAGCAGCTACTACTGGCTTTACGAGAAGGCATCACCGTTCTCGTGGAAGAATAAATAA
- a CDS encoding ABC transporter ATP-binding protein, with the protein MSPLLHVKNVETYYGNIRALGGVDVVVEPGEIVCMIGANGAGKSTLMMTICGSPQARTGSVIFDGQDITRMPTHEIARLRIAQSPEGRRIFPRMTVYENLQMGASLDNLKYFNEDIEKIFTLFPRLKERQSQRGGTLSGGEQQMLSIGRALMARPKLLLLDEPSLGLAPLIVKGIFAAIKKLNEEEGLTVFLVEQNAFAALKLSHRGYVMVNGQVTMSGGGRELLANPEVRAAYLEGGHH; encoded by the coding sequence ATGAGCCCGCTGCTTCACGTCAAGAACGTCGAGACCTATTACGGCAATATCCGGGCGCTCGGCGGCGTCGATGTCGTTGTGGAACCCGGCGAGATCGTCTGCATGATCGGTGCGAACGGCGCCGGCAAGTCGACGCTGATGATGACCATCTGCGGCAGTCCGCAGGCGCGAACCGGCTCCGTCATCTTCGATGGTCAGGACATCACCCGCATGCCGACCCACGAGATCGCCCGGCTGCGCATCGCCCAGTCGCCCGAGGGCCGGCGCATCTTTCCGCGCATGACGGTCTATGAGAACCTTCAGATGGGCGCGAGCCTCGACAACCTCAAATATTTCAACGAGGATATCGAGAAGATCTTCACGCTGTTTCCGCGGCTGAAGGAGCGCCAGTCGCAGCGCGGCGGCACGCTTTCGGGCGGCGAGCAGCAGATGCTGTCCATCGGCCGCGCGCTGATGGCCCGCCCCAAGCTCCTGCTTCTCGACGAGCCGTCGCTCGGTCTCGCGCCGCTGATCGTCAAGGGCATTTTCGCGGCAATCAAGAAGCTGAACGAGGAAGAGGGGCTGACCGTGTTCCTCGTCGAGCAGAACGCGTTCGCCGCGCTCAAGCTGTCGCATCGCGGCTACGTGATGGTCAACGGACAGGTGACGATGAGCGGCGGCGGCCGGGAATTGCTGGCCAATCCGGAAGTGCGCGCCGCCTATCTCGAAGGCGGGCACCATTGA
- a CDS encoding ABC transporter ATP-binding protein — translation MVTGTATTMSKDPILKVEHLSMRFGGLMAINDFSFEATRGEITALIGPNGAGKTTVFNCITGFYKPTMGMITMRQKGGKEFLLERLPDFEITKRAKVARTFQNIRLFSGLTVLENLLVAQHNALMRASGYTILGLFGFPAYKKASLASIELAKYWLDKASLTDRADDPAGDLPYGAQRRLEIARAMCTQPELLCLDEPAAGLNPRESLALNTLLRDIRTDTGTSILLIEHDMSVVMEISDHVVVLEYGQKISDGNPQFVQNDPKVIAAYLGVEDDEVDEVIAEVEEVAATVGHGAGSTGERP, via the coding sequence ATGGTTACGGGAACGGCGACGACAATGTCCAAGGATCCAATCCTCAAGGTCGAACATCTCTCCATGCGCTTCGGCGGTCTGATGGCCATCAACGACTTCTCGTTCGAAGCCACGCGCGGCGAGATCACCGCCCTCATCGGCCCGAACGGGGCCGGCAAGACCACCGTGTTCAACTGCATCACCGGCTTCTACAAGCCGACCATGGGCATGATCACGATGCGGCAGAAGGGCGGCAAGGAGTTCCTGCTGGAGCGCCTGCCGGACTTCGAGATCACCAAGCGGGCGAAGGTCGCCCGTACCTTCCAGAACATTCGCCTGTTCTCGGGTCTGACGGTGCTGGAAAACCTGCTGGTCGCCCAGCACAATGCGCTGATGCGGGCATCCGGCTACACCATTCTCGGCCTCTTCGGCTTCCCGGCCTACAAGAAGGCGTCGCTGGCCAGCATCGAGCTTGCAAAATACTGGCTCGACAAGGCATCGCTGACCGACCGGGCCGACGATCCGGCCGGCGATCTTCCCTATGGTGCCCAGCGCCGGCTGGAAATCGCCCGCGCCATGTGCACGCAGCCGGAGCTTCTGTGCCTGGACGAGCCCGCAGCGGGTCTCAACCCGCGCGAGTCGCTGGCGCTCAACACGCTGCTGCGCGATATCCGCACCGACACCGGCACGTCGATCCTGCTGATCGAGCACGATATGTCGGTGGTCATGGAAATCTCCGATCACGTCGTCGTGCTGGAATACGGACAGAAGATCTCGGACGGCAATCCGCAGTTCGTACAGAACGACCCGAAGGTCATTGCGGCCTATCTCGGCGTCGAGGATGATGAGGTCGACGAGGTGATCGCGGAAGTGGAAGAGGTTGCGGCAACGGTCGGTCATGGTGCCGGCAGCACGGGAGAGCGCCCATGA
- the livM gene encoding high-affinity branched-chain amino acid ABC transporter permease LivM: MANMSSPVSEPHAEPSVMARALKEAFFAGLVSLGLFCLFVGVETYQNINNELVWRMRWGLLAVFVGVAAVGRFLNVAFIRPTLDKRKLAKAKSGILDVSEDKGFFHRHFLKIALIALLIYPPVSVMLRGVQGSLLLVDNFGIQILIYVMLAWGLNIVVGLAGLLDLGYVAFYAVGAYSYALLSTHFGLSFWVLLPLAGIFAALWGIILGFPVLRLRGDYLAIVTLAFGEIIRLVLINWTEVTKGTFGISGIAKASIFGIWSFDVGSPSNFAKVFGLPMSSAYYKIFLFYVILLLCMLTAYVTIRLRRMPIGRAWEALREDEIACRSLGINTVTTKLTAFATGAMFGGFAGSFFAARQGFVSPESFVFIESAVILAIVVLGGMGSLTGIAIAAVVMVGGTELLREMNFLKVVFGPEFTPELYRMLIFGLAMVVVMLFKPRGFVGSRAPSAFLHTRKNVSGSFTKEGHG; the protein is encoded by the coding sequence ATGGCGAACATGTCCTCTCCCGTCTCAGAACCACATGCCGAGCCCAGCGTCATGGCGCGTGCTCTTAAGGAAGCCTTCTTCGCAGGCCTCGTCTCGCTCGGCCTCTTCTGCCTCTTCGTCGGCGTCGAGACCTACCAGAACATCAACAATGAGCTCGTCTGGCGCATGCGCTGGGGCCTGCTCGCGGTCTTTGTCGGCGTCGCTGCCGTCGGTCGCTTCCTCAACGTCGCCTTCATCCGGCCGACGCTCGACAAGCGCAAGCTTGCGAAAGCCAAGAGCGGCATCCTCGACGTGTCCGAGGACAAGGGGTTTTTCCACCGCCACTTCCTCAAGATCGCGCTGATCGCGCTGCTGATCTATCCGCCGGTGTCGGTCATGCTGCGCGGCGTTCAGGGTTCGCTGCTGCTGGTCGACAATTTCGGCATTCAGATCCTGATCTACGTGATGCTGGCCTGGGGCCTCAACATCGTGGTCGGCCTCGCAGGCCTGCTCGATCTCGGCTATGTCGCCTTCTACGCGGTCGGCGCCTATTCCTACGCGCTGCTGTCCACCCATTTCGGCCTCTCCTTCTGGGTGCTCCTGCCGCTGGCAGGCATCTTTGCGGCGCTGTGGGGCATCATTCTCGGCTTTCCTGTCCTGCGCCTGCGGGGCGACTATCTCGCCATCGTGACGCTCGCCTTCGGTGAGATCATCCGCCTCGTGCTGATCAATTGGACGGAAGTGACCAAGGGCACCTTCGGGATCTCGGGCATCGCCAAGGCGTCGATCTTCGGCATCTGGTCGTTCGACGTCGGCTCGCCGTCGAACTTCGCCAAGGTCTTCGGCCTGCCGATGTCGTCGGCCTACTACAAGATCTTCCTGTTCTACGTGATCCTGCTGCTCTGCATGCTCACGGCCTATGTTACCATTCGCCTGCGCCGCATGCCGATCGGCCGTGCGTGGGAAGCGCTGCGTGAGGACGAGATCGCCTGCCGCTCGCTCGGTATCAACACGGTCACGACCAAGCTGACCGCCTTTGCCACGGGCGCCATGTTCGGCGGTTTCGCCGGCTCGTTCTTCGCCGCCCGCCAGGGCTTCGTTTCGCCGGAAAGCTTCGTGTTCATCGAGTCCGCTGTCATCCTCGCCATCGTCGTTCTCGGCGGCATGGGCTCGCTCACCGGCATCGCGATTGCAGCCGTGGTCATGGTCGGCGGCACGGAACTGCTGCGGGAAATGAACTTCCTCAAGGTCGTCTTCGGCCCTGAGTTTACCCCGGAACTCTATCGCATGCTGATCTTCGGTCTCGCCATGGTGGTCGTGATGCTGTTCAAGCCGCGTGGCTTCGTCGGTTCCCGCGCACCATCGGCCTTCCTCCACACCCGGAAGAACGTGTCGGGAAGCTTTACCAAGGAAGGGCACGGCTGA
- a CDS encoding branched-chain amino acid ABC transporter permease (LivHMGF is the membrane component of the LIV-I/LS branched-chain amino acid transporter), whose product MVYFVQQLVNGLTLGSIYGMIAIGYTMVYGIIGMINFAHGDIFMLGSFAALIVFLILTTLFAGIPVVLALLVMMIVAMLLAGLWNWTIERIAYRPLRGSFRLAPLITAIGMSIALSNFIQVVQGPRNKPIPPLVNSNFQVLGISISLKQIVIIVVTAVLLTIFWYIVNKTPLGRAQRATEQDRKMAALLGIDVDRTISITFIMGAALAAVAGTMYLMYYGVAVFTDGFIPGVKAFTAAVLGGIGSLPGAVLGGILIGLIESLWSAYFSIAYKDVATFVILAVVLIFKPTGILGRPEVEKV is encoded by the coding sequence ATGGTGTATTTCGTCCAACAGCTCGTCAACGGGCTGACTCTTGGATCTATCTACGGCATGATAGCCATCGGCTATACGATGGTTTACGGCATTATCGGCATGATTAACTTCGCCCATGGCGATATCTTCATGCTGGGCAGTTTCGCGGCCCTCATCGTCTTCCTGATTCTCACGACCCTGTTTGCCGGCATCCCCGTCGTCCTCGCTCTCCTGGTGATGATGATCGTGGCCATGCTGCTGGCGGGTCTGTGGAACTGGACGATCGAGCGGATTGCCTACCGGCCGTTGCGCGGATCGTTCCGGCTTGCGCCGCTGATCACCGCCATCGGCATGTCGATCGCGCTGTCCAACTTCATCCAGGTCGTGCAGGGGCCGCGCAACAAGCCGATCCCGCCGCTGGTCAATTCCAACTTTCAGGTGCTCGGCATTTCGATCTCGCTGAAGCAGATCGTGATCATCGTCGTCACCGCCGTGCTGCTGACCATCTTCTGGTACATCGTCAACAAGACGCCGCTCGGTCGGGCGCAGCGTGCTACCGAGCAGGACCGCAAGATGGCGGCACTGCTTGGCATCGACGTCGATCGCACGATCTCCATCACCTTCATTATGGGTGCTGCGCTCGCTGCCGTCGCCGGTACGATGTATCTGATGTATTACGGCGTCGCCGTCTTCACCGATGGATTTATTCCCGGTGTGAAGGCCTTTACGGCGGCCGTTCTGGGCGGCATCGGCTCGCTGCCGGGCGCCGTTCTCGGCGGCATCCTCATCGGCCTCATCGAAAGCCTGTGGTCGGCCTATTTCTCCATCGCCTACAAGGACGTCGCAACCTTCGTCATCCTCGCGGTCGTTCTGATTTTCAAGCCGACCGGCATTCTCGGCCGGCCCGAAGTGGAGAAGGTATAA
- the cysQ gene encoding 3'(2'),5'-bisphosphate nucleotidase CysQ — MLDVLERAAVEAGRAVIDVYNVGAEVRYKEDASPVTDADESAERIILRHLQGAFPGIPVVAEEAASAGLVPDIDGRAFFLVDPLDGTKEFVGRNHDFTVNIALIEQGAPTLGVVYAPALGILYAAERNQARKSVVSGQTDIGTPTVIGCRQRGDRIVALASRSHNSAETIAYLAEHGVTDYESVGSSLKFCLLAEGLADIYPRLSRTMEWDTAAGDAVLRAAGGETVTMDGNPLFYGKRNQTDDVDFANPHFVSRGRA, encoded by the coding sequence ATGTTGGACGTGTTGGAGAGGGCGGCGGTAGAGGCCGGGCGGGCAGTCATCGACGTCTATAATGTGGGTGCGGAGGTCCGTTACAAGGAGGATGCATCGCCGGTTACGGATGCGGACGAAAGCGCGGAACGCATCATCCTGCGGCATCTTCAGGGTGCCTTTCCCGGCATTCCCGTGGTTGCGGAAGAAGCCGCTTCGGCGGGCCTCGTTCCCGATATCGACGGACGCGCTTTTTTCCTTGTCGATCCGCTGGATGGCACGAAGGAATTCGTCGGCCGCAATCACGACTTCACGGTCAATATCGCGCTGATCGAACAGGGCGCGCCGACGCTGGGCGTGGTCTACGCGCCGGCCCTCGGTATCCTCTATGCAGCGGAGCGCAACCAGGCCCGCAAGTCCGTCGTGTCCGGCCAGACGGATATCGGCACCCCCACTGTCATCGGCTGTCGCCAGCGCGGCGACCGCATCGTCGCACTCGCCAGCCGCTCGCACAACAGCGCGGAGACCATCGCCTACCTCGCCGAACACGGCGTCACCGATTACGAGTCGGTCGGCTCCTCGCTGAAATTCTGCCTTCTCGCGGAAGGTCTCGCCGACATCTATCCGCGCCTCAGCCGCACGATGGAATGGGACACGGCAGCCGGCGATGCCGTGCTGCGCGCGGCCGGCGGGGAAACCGTGACCATGGATGGCAACCCGCTCTTCTACGGCAAGCGCAACCAGACCGACGATGTGGACTTCGCCAATCCGCATTTCGTCTCCCGCGGCCGGGCCTGA
- a CDS encoding DUF2793 domain-containing protein: MSEMTPNLEMPYILPSQAQKHVTHNEALQRLDAVTQLVIAARLAHPPVNPGEGACYEIAPLPTDEWTGKAGKIAVRQDGAWTFVTPRPGWRAVFASDFRLYIHDGTAFRVYDATAGLERLGINATADEVNRLAVSADATLLSHAGHGHQLKINKASPDDTASLLFQSGWSGRAEIGLNGTETFAIKTSPDGTSWQEALSVDAAGRVHLPQRPIARASTPVGTATPANGSESGFATMPLSQGGFALGATAAGGGKSLIVPATGIYLVTLKAEVEPSGAFSLAVKAGTQAVATLRAFSGPSARHATMVTGLAAMTAGDPVTLSHTGSATFTFGEDRTEVLIAML, from the coding sequence ATGAGCGAGATGACCCCCAACCTCGAAATGCCTTACATCCTGCCATCGCAGGCGCAGAAGCATGTCACGCACAATGAGGCGCTGCAGCGGCTGGATGCCGTGACGCAACTCGTGATCGCCGCGCGTCTGGCGCATCCCCCTGTGAATCCCGGCGAAGGCGCTTGCTACGAGATCGCGCCTTTGCCAACGGACGAATGGACCGGCAAGGCCGGCAAGATCGCCGTACGGCAGGATGGCGCATGGACCTTCGTCACGCCCCGCCCCGGCTGGCGGGCCGTCTTTGCGAGCGACTTCCGGCTGTACATCCATGACGGGACGGCCTTCCGCGTCTACGATGCCACGGCCGGTCTTGAGCGGCTGGGTATCAACGCGACCGCCGACGAGGTCAATCGCCTCGCTGTGTCGGCAGATGCAACGTTGCTCAGCCATGCCGGTCACGGCCATCAGCTGAAGATCAACAAGGCATCGCCCGACGACACGGCCAGCCTCCTCTTTCAGAGCGGCTGGTCCGGTCGGGCGGAAATAGGCCTGAACGGTACGGAGACCTTCGCGATTAAGACCAGCCCCGACGGCACGTCCTGGCAGGAGGCCTTGAGCGTGGACGCAGCCGGCCGCGTTCACCTGCCGCAGAGGCCCATCGCCCGCGCGAGCACGCCGGTGGGCACGGCAACGCCTGCGAATGGCAGCGAAAGCGGCTTTGCGACAATGCCGCTCTCTCAAGGCGGCTTCGCGCTTGGGGCGACGGCGGCTGGCGGCGGCAAGAGCCTTATCGTGCCGGCAACGGGGATCTATCTGGTCACGCTCAAAGCGGAGGTCGAGCCGAGCGGCGCCTTTTCCCTTGCCGTAAAGGCGGGAACGCAAGCCGTGGCCACCCTGCGTGCGTTTTCAGGCCCGTCAGCCCGACATGCGACTATGGTCACAGGCCTTGCAGCCATGACGGCAGGGGATCCGGTAACATTGTCCCATACGGGCAGCGCCACCTTCACCTTCGGCGAAGACCGGACGGAAGTGCTTATCGCGATGCTTTAG
- a CDS encoding response regulator: MSIKRVLVLEDNFIIAMEAEDILRTLGVETVDIATNVAQAKQLVDEHAFDFALLDVNLGSETSFDFANILVSRDTPFGFVSGYGESAMFPGSHRDRPRITKPFNETSMSQLLASVSAVGDAGAEPAEVSSKASR; this comes from the coding sequence TTGTCAATCAAACGTGTCCTCGTCCTGGAAGACAATTTCATCATCGCGATGGAAGCCGAGGATATTCTGCGCACGCTGGGCGTCGAGACCGTCGATATCGCAACGAATGTCGCGCAGGCCAAACAGCTTGTCGATGAGCATGCGTTCGACTTCGCGCTCCTCGACGTCAATCTGGGTAGCGAGACGAGCTTCGATTTCGCCAACATTCTCGTGTCCCGTGATACGCCGTTCGGTTTCGTCAGCGGCTATGGCGAAAGCGCCATGTTCCCCGGCAGCCACCGGGACCGGCCACGCATCACCAAGCCCTTCAACGAGACGTCGATGAGCCAGTTGCTCGCCTCCGTGTCGGCTGTGGGAGATGCCGGCGCGGAACCCGCCGAAGTCTCTTCTAAAGCATCGCGATAA